Proteins from one Gimesia maris genomic window:
- a CDS encoding TMEM43 family protein: MNQKTEDHVEPSFGKRFQTALKNLGIGIIFLMAGLFLLWHNESKILEREISISQAESILSENQQESSEQRELANNESGDLQSTTLFNWGLRFAGWIIVFLGLATLFKPLVVLVDKIPFLWNFVGRGITVFALLSSFSLTLILLSAVWMVARPVFGAILLLSGIVPLFILYRSGRRGRLKQALRNA; this comes from the coding sequence GTGAATCAGAAAACGGAAGATCATGTTGAACCTTCCTTCGGCAAGCGTTTTCAGACCGCTTTGAAAAATCTCGGGATCGGGATCATTTTCCTGATGGCAGGATTGTTTCTGCTCTGGCACAATGAGTCTAAAATTCTCGAACGGGAAATCAGTATTTCGCAGGCAGAGTCAATTCTGTCAGAAAATCAGCAAGAGAGTTCTGAACAGCGAGAACTGGCGAATAACGAAAGTGGCGATTTGCAATCAACAACACTCTTCAACTGGGGGCTTCGGTTCGCCGGTTGGATCATAGTGTTTCTGGGATTAGCTACGCTCTTTAAACCTCTGGTTGTGCTCGTTGATAAAATCCCCTTTCTCTGGAATTTTGTCGGACGTGGCATCACAGTATTTGCCTTGCTGAGCTCTTTCAGTCTGACCTTGATTCTCCTGTCTGCTGTCTGGATGGTGGCTCGACCGGTTTTTGGAGCGATTTTACTACTTTCGGGGATCGTTCCGTTGTTTATTCTCTATCGCTCCGGAAGACGCGGGCGTCTGAAGCAGGCGTTACGGAACGCCTGA
- a CDS encoding nucleoside hydrolase, translated as MKLIFDTDMGNDIDDALALAVIHALQSRGECELLAVTSSKDNPWSILYCDVVNSFYGRSEIPLGRVSQGATHLDGSYTRKVVEMSEDGKPVFARRFQSAEDIPDAVSVLRSTLAAQPDHSVVLVVVGFSTNIARLLQSPGDQISPLTGRELVSRKVKLLSQMIGRFDRDKPAEFHEYNVKLDIPAAKTVFELWPAEIPVIVSGWEVGRSIQNRAVSIQNDYGYVKYHPIKLGYEYWHKMPYDRPTYDLTSVLYAIRPERDYFGVSKPGQFKINEVGKLEHTKKTDRNQQFLTLTPEQILRVQEVLESLSSQPPAM; from the coding sequence GTGAAACTGATTTTCGATACTGATATGGGAAATGATATCGATGATGCATTGGCGCTGGCCGTCATACATGCTTTGCAGAGCAGGGGGGAATGCGAACTGCTGGCGGTTACCAGCAGTAAGGACAATCCCTGGTCGATTCTGTATTGTGATGTGGTAAATTCATTTTATGGTCGATCGGAAATTCCACTGGGAAGAGTCAGCCAGGGAGCTACTCACCTCGACGGGTCATATACACGTAAAGTTGTGGAAATGTCCGAGGATGGAAAACCGGTATTTGCGAGACGCTTTCAAAGTGCGGAAGACATTCCAGACGCGGTTTCAGTTTTAAGATCTACGCTGGCAGCACAGCCCGATCATTCTGTGGTGCTCGTTGTAGTCGGGTTTTCAACAAATATCGCCAGACTGCTCCAGTCGCCGGGAGACCAGATCAGTCCCCTGACGGGGCGGGAACTGGTATCCCGGAAAGTGAAACTACTCTCTCAGATGATTGGTCGATTTGACCGGGATAAGCCTGCGGAATTTCATGAATACAATGTCAAACTCGATATTCCAGCGGCGAAAACGGTTTTCGAATTATGGCCAGCAGAAATTCCCGTCATTGTCAGTGGCTGGGAAGTGGGGCGTTCGATTCAGAATCGTGCCGTCAGTATTCAAAATGATTATGGCTATGTGAAATATCATCCGATCAAGCTGGGTTACGAATATTGGCATAAAATGCCTTATGATCGACCTACCTATGATTTAACCAGTGTGCTGTATGCGATCAGGCCTGAACGAGATTATTTTGGAGTATCCAAGCCAGGCCAATTTAAGATCAACGAAGTCGGAAAACTGGAACACACTAAAAAAACAGATCGAAATCAGCAGTTTTTGACTTTGACGCCAGAGCAGATACTCAGAGTACAGGAGGTTCTGGAAAGCCTGTCCAGCCAACCGCCTGCGATGTAG
- the rhaB gene encoding rhamnulokinase has product MNQKGSSMQAQCFLGVDLGAESGRVLAGRLHENKIQLEEIYRFSNGPVPLAGTRRWNVTGLWSSILKGLTLAAQKYGDQIVSVGVDTWGVDYVLLSEKQEMLGQPYHYRDPRTEGMLNLATSRVPQQEIFDATGLQFMEINTLYQLLAMQQTDPELLQQARTFLMIPDFFHWLLSGSQVVEFTNATTTQCLNPLTGDWAYDLLRKLEIPTSLLPKLVSPGTKLGTLREEVMQYTGLRKIDVITPATHDTASAVAAIPTSQTGTPNWAYISSGTWSLMGVEVNSAVLGKRAFELNFTNEGGIDGTYRLLKNIMGLWLVQECKRSYERQGQTMEYSELAEAAASAEPFRSLVDPDDPRFLSPSDMLEAISQYCKESNQPVPETPGQYIRCALESLALKYRKVSGWLEELTGTPIEVIHIVGGGTKNELLNQFTANACQIPVITGPVEATGLGNVLVQARAAGAVSSLSEIRNIVLNSIETKRYEPQEKTVWEQAIQRFDSLLNNNKVKS; this is encoded by the coding sequence GTGAATCAAAAGGGATCATCAATGCAGGCGCAGTGTTTTTTAGGAGTTGATCTGGGGGCAGAAAGCGGTCGTGTTCTCGCAGGCAGACTGCATGAAAATAAAATCCAGCTGGAAGAAATCTATCGTTTCAGTAATGGCCCGGTGCCTCTCGCAGGGACACGACGCTGGAATGTAACCGGCCTCTGGTCTTCCATATTGAAAGGTCTCACACTCGCCGCACAAAAATATGGCGATCAGATTGTTTCCGTCGGTGTCGATACATGGGGAGTCGACTACGTACTGCTGTCGGAAAAACAGGAAATGCTGGGGCAGCCTTATCATTATCGAGATCCGCGCACGGAAGGCATGCTGAATCTCGCGACATCGCGAGTCCCGCAACAGGAAATATTTGACGCAACCGGTCTCCAGTTTATGGAGATCAACACTTTGTACCAGTTATTGGCGATGCAGCAGACAGACCCTGAACTGCTCCAGCAGGCCAGGACATTCCTGATGATTCCCGACTTCTTTCACTGGTTGCTCTCCGGCAGTCAGGTTGTGGAATTCACCAATGCTACAACCACGCAATGTCTGAACCCCCTGACAGGTGACTGGGCTTATGATTTACTCCGTAAACTGGAGATCCCGACTTCCCTGCTTCCCAAACTGGTCTCGCCGGGAACGAAACTGGGCACGTTGCGAGAAGAAGTCATGCAATATACCGGACTCCGTAAAATTGATGTCATCACTCCAGCCACTCACGATACGGCCTCTGCGGTTGCCGCCATCCCAACCTCACAGACAGGAACTCCAAACTGGGCTTACATCAGCTCTGGTACGTGGTCGCTGATGGGAGTCGAAGTCAATTCTGCCGTTTTAGGTAAACGGGCCTTTGAATTGAATTTCACGAACGAAGGGGGCATAGACGGTACTTATCGATTACTGAAAAATATTATGGGACTCTGGCTGGTACAGGAATGCAAGCGTTCCTACGAACGCCAGGGACAAACGATGGAATATTCAGAACTGGCGGAAGCTGCTGCCTCCGCAGAACCGTTTCGTTCTCTGGTTGACCCGGATGACCCTCGATTTTTAAGCCCATCTGACATGCTTGAAGCGATTTCACAGTACTGTAAAGAATCCAATCAGCCGGTACCTGAAACCCCCGGTCAGTACATTCGCTGTGCTCTGGAAAGCCTGGCATTGAAATATCGCAAGGTATCAGGCTGGCTGGAAGAATTGACGGGGACTCCCATTGAAGTCATTCATATCGTCGGGGGAGGGACCAAAAACGAGCTGCTGAATCAATTTACCGCAAATGCCTGCCAGATCCCTGTCATCACCGGTCCGGTCGAAGCCACCGGACTGGGAAATGTATTAGTTCAGGCAAGAGCCGCTGGTGCAGTCAGTTCACTATCTGAAATACGGAATATTGTGCTGAATTCCATAGAAACCAAACGATATGAACCACAAGAGAAAACCGTTTGGGAACAGGCAATCCAACGATTTGACAGTCTGCTCAATAATAATAAAGTAAAATCATAG